The following DNA comes from Quercus robur chromosome 1, dhQueRobu3.1, whole genome shotgun sequence.
ATGGTCTTTgtttaattgtatttttgtagtttatattagttttaagtgtgtgaatatatatatatatatatatatatataacttttgggagttttgttttattaatttaagaattgtaaattactTTGTAGGTTTTGGTAATTAGTATtagacatttattatgatttttttttgagaaagttattttgattttcttaacaTGGATTATACACATTTCCCACTCCACCTTTCTTTCGGctagataaaataaaatctgcTCCCTCCAAAAAATTCTGGTCCctcaaaaaaatatgtaatttcaGGCAGTcatagttattaattattaaatatatgacTGCAAAATAAGATGAGATATAACTCAAGTAGTCACACAGCTATGTAAGATAAGATTATGTATCATTGACTGCAAAATTGGGTCAAGTTTGTGTGAAAATTTACATGACAATTTTAGATAAATATTGTACACCTGCTACATGGAGAGTTTTCACTATTGAAGACAAAACTATAACAATTGTGGTATTAATTTATTCTGAGATTTGAGAGCAACCCTCTTAGAGGAGGTGGTGTGTATAGATGCTTTTTAGTGGGTGTGTAAGGTCTAATGCAATATTGTAATATTCAATGTAAATTAGCAAAAGTCCACGACCATGAACCATGCTGCTACTAATATGTCGTTttttgatcaagcaatcaaaCCATCAGTATAGCAATTTCATACTAAATTCAATCTAGAGCATTCAGCCCCTATCCTGGAAGTTGATGTCATGCAGCAACATATGTAATAAAAGTAGACTCCAAAGTTAACTGCAAATACAGATATATAAGATACTATAATTCAGCCCCTATATTCTCTCAATGATCTATCAAACATAATGGGATCCCAATACGTAGAAAAAACAACCTTTAATTAACAACTATCACATTAAACACCCCAACAAATTACACAgtaaaaacctcaaaaaaattgtcaaagaGAAGAGTGAAAGAAATTACATTCCAGCAACAATGATATGGCCGAGCAAATCCatcaatataaaacaaaactcaCAAAGTCAGAAATTACAAATCCACAAAtccatcaataaaaaaaatacatacattCCAGAAATTACAAAtccatccataaaaaaaaaaaaaaaaaaaaaaaacccaacaagtCCAAATCCAGCAACATAAATCCTAAGAAAAAGCgaaagagtgagagaaagagagctggaaagaagagaaaaagaattcaCCGCCGCTTGGAGCCCTTTGACGATGGAACTGAGGAACTGGAAGAGGACcgttggttttgggtttttatatttgagtttggCTAAAGTTGTTGTATaaaatcgatttttttttttgggcaaaatgGTGCCATTTTGCATTTGCCAGTTCTGCACTTCATTTTCATTGAAACTGTGTCATTTTGGAGCTTATTtggcacccaaaaaaaaaaaaaaaaacacgtcaGCAATATTACATGGCAATTAACAACAGAAACTAACCGGGGGGGTGATTTGTTAACAAAACCAAAcgttggggtgtaaaatccaatcaccccTAAATGTTAGGGGTGTACTTTGCAATTTACCTTagttattaatataaatttattattattaagtttgtatatagaacttttttttttttttttagagagtttcaacctataacgTCCGCTCTTAATAATATTGTATACAGAACTATATATTCTATTctagtataaatttattatctttGCCCTTAGGGAAAAGACACTCCATGAGGTTCTAACTAAGATACATCTGTTGCTGGTTGTACACTACATATAGTATtagacatttattatgattttcttAACATGGATTATACACATTTTCCACTCCATCATTCTTTCGGCCTTATCCGTCAAGTTTGTTCATATCAAACACTATAAATCCccacctttctttcttttgatacATTACAAAATACAATGGCATCAACTTTcattcaaatctctctctcttttctcttgcTTCTTCTCACTTCACCATTCTCATGTGCAACATATGCAAACAACCACCTTCACTTCTCCCAAAAACAGCAAGCAGAAAAGCTCATAAAAAGCCTCAACTTATTCCCTAAAGACTCCATTAACATTGCCACCCATGACCCTTCATTCGTTGCCCCAAAGATGGTAGAGAAATCATTTAGTTTTCCTTCTCTGAATTATTCTGTCCTTTCAGTTGAAGATCTTGGTCACCATGCTGGTTACTGTAGTCTTCCACATTCCAAAGTAGCAAGGTAGGCCTTAAAATGTTGACCATATAAATCAATTCCTTGGTTTTTAATTGGTTTGATTGTTATTATACTgcgatttgtatttttttcaatgATTTCGTAGGGTTATTTACGTGTTTAATATATGTAGgttgttttatttgttcttcGAATCAAGGAACAACAAGAAAGACCCTGTTGTCATATGGTTAACTGGAGGGCCAGGGTGTGGCAGTGAACTGGCACTGTTCTATGAAAATGGTCCTTTCCACATTGCAAGCAACTTGTCTCTAGTGTGGAATGACTATGGCTGGGACATGGTATACATTGACCATATAATTCATTAAGCTAGAAAATCAGCTAGTATTTTCTATTGCAGCGTAAAATAGTATCTGCATTTTGCGTAATCtccttacaagttacaagaATCTCTTAGACTCATACCCTGAAATGTTCCTTGATAGATTTTCGAAGTAAACAACAATATTATTGAAATGTTTTTTAAGAATTCAGGCCATagtgggaggaaaaaaaaagaaagaaatgatcTCTAACTCTAAAGTATTAAGTACCTAACactattattttagttaaaacaAATTCCAAGCAACAAAAGGATAGAAAAAAAGTTTACCTCCAAACAAATTAGGGGAAAGcatgataattgataaaatcaTACCTGTGTACTTTTTGTTACATGACTTAATTAATGAGTCAtatgatttatttaaataatatacgTGATTAGTTTTATGAGTCAACACGTACTATGATGAAGAAAAACTGCCCCAAAAggattattctaaaaaaaaacattgaatcATTCCTcttttaaaagagaaattataggccaattatatatatgtgtgtgttgggaagggggggggggggggggaatccgAAGACCCAAGTTGATGGGCTGGGTTTATATCTgaaacaattaattttaaagAGATGGGTTTATAGAACCAACAGTTGAGTCTAAGTTAGTATTTCCCAAGAGAGAATTAAAGATATAGTACCATAGAACCAATAGTTGAGTCTAAGTCAGTATATCCCCAAAGAGAATTGAAGATATAGAGGTTGTTTGGTACATAATTTTagacacatgttttcagtttttaaataacattatacacattttcacacacacatatttccaaaaaaattgaaaacatgtgtttaaacacacgTACCAAACGGGCCCATAGTACCAtaagtaaaatttgtaaaatatgttAAGACTTGGATCTTATTTCTTCTTCCTCGGAATTACCCCAAGGAATGTTTACACTTAGATGAAAATATAGGATTAGGATATTCTCATTCTCAATACTAAAagtgttctcttttttttcccccatctctctctatctttctatTCTCAACAGGGCCGGCTGAATGGTAGAGCAAGAGATGCGGTCGCCTAAgaccccaagtaaaaaaaaaagcccctaaattttaaccaacagggttatttataatcaataaataaaataatttttttttaccatatgaaaaacaaatataaaatagagaaaaatgtaacgtccacaatatttttcacaacacttttacaactaatgctaagtaacAGGTTGTTACAACCTATTattgatgggaaaaaaaaataattatagtgatattttcaaatggaaaacaaaaaacaacttaaaacctaggatttgttgtaaaaaatattgtgaatattgcacttcttaaaaaaaaaataataataataataagagtttagttagcaaacttttactagttttcatctaagtctaccATTAACATCACTCTTTTACTTACTACTATCAATCTGCCACTATTATCAATCTGCCACACcaacaaatatgaaaaattttgtcaaattttttctgtctataattttttttttttttttttaaattctacgtagttcatgttaattagtagtaattttgtatctaaaacaagataatcaatttttgtCTTAGGctcccaaatgcatcaagccgccctTGGTTCTCTATCCCTGTACATGGAAGATCTCTTCCTATTGATAATTCTAATGAGTCGATCATGGCCGTCCACCTAGGGGTGGATGCATTCTTCATGTAAGATACTTGTCTCATCCTTCTCCTCCCCTTCTTTTGAGGTTGTGATGAGCAGGTAATAAGCTGTTATGACACTGTTCAAGTGTCATTCAACCATTAATGTAGCATGCTTAGTTGTTGCAAAGCATTTAATATGGAGGGGATAGTCGCTTTATCAGGAAGCTTCCTTCGATTCTTATTCAGGCTAGTTACTGTTACCTTTCTTGGACCAACATGATGACTTGGTACAACTGCTCTTCAACCTCGTCGGTCTATTCTTCCCTCTATTGCCTCCTCAGACCAACTGCGTCTTCAGATGACCTTTTCCCTCTATCTATCTAAGACCACATAACCCATTTGAACATCTGGTTGGACCCTTTTAGATTCCGACCTAGGCCCAACTTGCTCTAAATCTCCTTGGCCCtgacaagaaaaaataatatatatatatatatatatatataaaggagagAGGATCACATGCGAATTAGCCTAGGTAGAGGTCATTAGCAATTGCTAGTTGATACTACATGTTGATATCAGAACtatgataaaaataatgaatatgcTGAAAAAAATTTGTCCTTTTATTCAACAGAGTTGATTGTGAAGCTTCTTAATGATCTTTTATTTGGGCAGACaataaaatcaattacttcatagcatattaaaacattaaatttcaattgtttGGTAGTTTCCAACAGAGACacttagagttcaaatcctctCTCCtctattgtaactatcaaaatatctcgaaaaaaaaaaaaaaaaaaaaccaaccttAAAATTTCATGGTAGTATAACATCTATACAGTCAACTTTGTACATGGCAGAACGTTGTGTTAAACCTTTCCTGATTTACAAACTTTTCAAGCTACACTTATATCCTTTTACCACCTACTAatcaataaaacttttactGTGTTTTGTCAGGAATCAAACATTTTGTACGTGGACCAACCTGTTGGAACGGGATTCAGTTACGCTACTGATGAGAGTGATATCTGccatgatgaagaagatgttaGCAATGACTTGTATGACTTTTTGCAGGTATGTTTTCTTTCCCATGTGTATTTGTGTGTTTCCATGAACAAAGAAATAGGAATCATGCATTCTTGCTTGGTTACATGTGATTGGAATTTGTCAGGATAGGATTCTGAGGTTAAGATTCACAAACTTTTCTTAATTATTTCAGGCATTTTTCAAGGAGCATCCTCAATTTGCTATAAATGACTTCTACATAACTGGAGAATCATATGCTGGGCACTACATTCCAGCATTTGCTACTCGGATTCACCAAGGAAACAAAGCAAAGGAAGGAATTCATATAAAGTTGAAGGTAGCTCTCAGATTTAACCAGAGTTAGTTGCTTTAGTCCCACTTTATCAGatatttaattaacttatatGCTACAACAGGGATTTGCTATTGGAAATGGGCTAACCAATCCTGAAATCCAGTACAAAGCATACACTGACTATGCACTggaaatgaatttaattaattatactGATTACAAAAGTATTAACTTGAACATTCCACAATGTGAAAAGGAAGCAAAAAAGTGTGGTAATTTTTCTAATTCTTAATTTCAAATTACTTCTCATTCTTATTAATTGCCTTATCAATACAACATCATATGACTCTCAAAGATTATTGATTTCTGTAACTTTCAAGACCTAAGAGCAGATTGAA
Coding sequences within:
- the LOC126723113 gene encoding serine carboxypeptidase-like codes for the protein MASTFIQISLSFLLLLLTSPFSCATYANNHLHFSQKQQAEKLIKSLNLFPKDSINIATHDPSFVAPKMVEKSFSFPSLNYSVLSVEDLGHHAGYCSLPHSKVARLFYLFFESRNNKKDPVVIWLTGGPGCGSELALFYENGPFHIASNLSLVWNDYGWDMESNILYVDQPVGTGFSYATDESDICHDEEDVSNDLYDFLQAFFKEHPQFAINDFYITGESYAGHYIPAFATRIHQGNKAKEGIHIKLKGFAIGNGLTNPEIQYKAYTDYALEMNLINYTDYKSINLNIPQCEKEAKKCGTDGGNACNTSYYTCNAIFDQIVTLNPGINYYDIRKKCNGDLCYDLSNIETFLNKESVRDALGVGDREFVSCSSDVYDAMQTDWMRNLEVGIPALLEDGIKVLVYAGEYDLICNWLGNSRWVQAMEWSGQRQYGASPTVPFVVDGAVAGLLKSHGPLNFLKVHDAGHLVPADQPNVSLQMLRRWMKGKLT